From a single Carassius carassius chromosome 8, fCarCar2.1, whole genome shotgun sequence genomic region:
- the sytl1 gene encoding synaptotagmin-like protein 1 has translation MEGEPFLDLCHLTEVEQTVIFSVLQRDAELRNKEEGRIRKLQQTVSDPVRLRTLSGAWFHEERAKRYQKGGADVVHASIRHKRREKDIPLTSIFTEEKGNSSQLHEQQEEDKNTERELQENISVREDDNGQEEKEREKEDGESCIPVVTPEQQSRIINITKKNAAKENCLKESVGESEDKEKRILPNTSPSLQIDSEGDGDMDSGSTEVDYTRFGSVSSLASHHMMNGSLMSLYSVGDFGDVVVSGQIQFSMQYDVKKEELHVHIIRCQDLASARKNRSDPYVKVYLLPDNTSRSKKKTAVKRKTLNPVYDETMKYRVRRLDLKARVLSMSVWHMERMRRNLFLGEVEVRLAQWDWIQSQPTWHNLQPRVKLSPDDIISRGTILFSIKFVPPGSDGSGCPPTGELHIWLREIVGLLPSKRGAPSTYVKSVVLPDESGISGQQTRMVRGSVNPVFNHTMVYDGFQSSDLIQACAEITVWNQHPSSCLGGVRLSTGSGVSYGQAVCWMDSTEDEISAWSSVIQCPNSWVDTSLPIRTNLQPYSPCDFGCETFWNTPHKFSPNL, from the exons ATGGAAGGGGAACCTTTCCTAGATCTGTGTCACCTGACTGAGGTGGAGCAGACTGTAATTTTCAGCGTTCTGCAGAGAGATGCTGAACTACGCAACAAAGAGGAAGGGAGAATACG GAAACTGCAGCAGACTGTGTCAGATCCTGTCCGTCTGCGCACTCTCTCGGGCGCGTGGTTTCATGAAGAGCGTGCTAAGAGATATCAGAAGGGAGGAGCTGATGTTGTTCATGCTTCAATACGCCATAAGAGGCGTGAAAAGG ataTACCTCTGACGTCAATATTTACTGAAGAAAAAGGTAACTCTTCTCAGCTACATGAGCAGCAAGAGGAAGACAAAAATACAGAGAGAGAATTGCAGGAAAATATTAGTGTAAGAGAGGATGACAATGGCCAGGAagagaaggaaagagaaaaagaagatgGGGAAAG TTGCATTCCTGTGGTTACCCCTGAACAACAATCCAGGATTATAAACATCACAAAG AAAAATGCAGCAAAAGAAAACTGTCTTAAAg AAAGTGTTGGAGAGTCTGAGGACAAAGAGAAGAGAATTTTGCCGAATACGTCACCATCTCTGCAG ATTGACTCAGAGGGTGATGGGGACATGGACTCTGGCAGCACTGAAGTAGACTATACTAGGTTTGGGTCAGTTAGCAGCTTGGCCTCCCATCATATG ATGAACGGCAGTTTGATGAGCCTGTACAGTGTGGGCGATTTCGGGGATGTTGTGGTATCAGGGCAGATCCAGTTCTCGATGCAGTATGATGTCAAGAAAGAGGAACTTCATGTGCACATAATACGCTGCCAAGATCTTGCATCGGCCCGTAAAAATCGGTCGGACCC ATATGTTAAAGTTTACCTTCTCCCTGACAACACATCCCGCAGTAAGAAAAAAACTGCAGTGAAGAGGAAAACATTAAATCCAGTCTATGATGAAACCATGAAA TACAGAGTGCGGAGACTGGACCTCAAGGCTCGTGTGCTGAGTATGTCAGTCTGGCACATGGAGAGAATGAGGAGAAACCTCTTCCTGGGGGAAGTGGAAGTGAGGCTGGCTCAGTGGGACTGGATCCAGAGCCAACCAACCTGGCACAACCTCCAGCCAAGA GTGAAGTTGAGTCCAGATGACATCATCAGCAGAGGAACCATTCTGTTCTCTATTAAGTTTGTACCCCCAGGTTCAGACG gaAGTGGTTGTCCACCGACTGGTGAGCTCCATATTTGGTTGAGGGAGATTGTTGGTCTACTGCCCTCTAAACGTGGCGCACCTAGCACATATGTAAAAAG CGTGGTATTACCAGATGAGAGTGGCATCAGTGGCCAGCAGACTCGGATGGTGCGAGGATCTGTCAACCCAGTGTTCAACCACACCATGGTTTATGACGGGTTTCAGTCTAGCGACCTTATTCAGGCCTGTGCAGAGATAACGGTCTGGAATCAACATCCCTCCAGCTGTCTGGGTGGAGTGCGACTCAGCACAGGCTCAG GTGTGAGTTATGGTCAGGCTGTCTGCTGGATGGACTCAACAGAAGATGAGATTAGTGCGTGGTCAAGTGTGATTCAGTGCCCCAACAGCTGGGTAGACACCAGCCTACCAATCAGAACCAATTTACAGCCCTATTCACCCTGTGACTTTGGTTGTGAAACATTCTGGAATACACCACACAAATTTTCCCCCAATCTTTGA
- the zgc:123103 gene encoding uncharacterized protein zgc:123103 codes for MWLLLAGFVLLVCAADATPIDARTVPDFGKMYHVKGELSLPYSDLKEPIEAWYDLDGNRSRIDYYNGTVHTFLIGNDLDYGAIYKITPITTTTEIQAIKCFQLKGTQEDPIRPQAALPDLQGFEFEKMENHTGILCEVWKKVTEVGHKKNTYRLWVARPEGIDSLATPHHFEMMGFNTLLESHNDKYTIDYSDFSPQTEPDTFIPPGGMTCGEFPDPVEEHEILANPIQDYVNTSPVSHAHRLFGPFKEKFHRLYKSEKEHEERENYFIHTQRFVHSKNRAGLTFSVGINKFADWSKAELARMTGGIRIPKKE; via the exons ATGTGGCTTCTTCTAGCTGGGTTCGTGCTGCTGGTGTGTGCTGCAG ATGCCACACCAATTGATGCCAGAACAGTTCCTGATTTTGGAAAGATGTATCATGTCAAAG GTGAGCTCTCTCTACCATATTCTGATTTAAAAGAGCCAATTGAAGCTTGGTACGACCTTGATGGAAACAGAAGTCGAATCGACTATTATAATG GAACAGTGCATACTTTTCTGATTGGAAATGACTTGGATTATGGTGCCATTTACAAGATCACACCAATCACCACAACAACCGAAATCCAAGCTATTAAGTGTTTCCAGCTTAAAGGTACCCAGGAGGATCCAATACGGCCACAGGCAGCACTGCCTGATTTGCAGGGCTTTGAA TTTGAGAAGATGGAGAATCACACAGGTATTCTCTGTGAGGTCTGGAAAAAGGTCACTGAGGTTGGCCATAAGAAGAACACATATCGTCTGTGGGTCGCTCGTCCAGAGGGAATCGATTCCTTAGCCACCCCTCACCACTTTGAGATGATGGGCTTCAACACTCTTTTGGAGTCCCACAATGACAAATACACTATTGACTACAGTGACTTCAGCCCACAAACTGAGCCTGACACTTTCATACCACCTGGAG GAATGACCTGTGGAGAGTTTCCTGATCCTGTTGAGGAGCATGAAATATTGGCCAACCCCATTCAAGACTATGTCAACACCTCTCCTGTTAGCCATGCCCACCGTCTGTTTGGCCCCTTTAAGGAGAAATTCCATCGCCTGTATAAAAGTGAGAAGGAACACGAAGAGCGTGAGAACTACTTTATACATACTCAACG GTTTGTTCACTCTAAAAACAGAGCTGGTCTGACATTTAGTGTCGGTATCAATAAATTCGCTGATTGGTCAAAGGCAGAGCTGGCCAGGATGACAGGAGGTATACGGATTCCAAAAAAGGAATAG